The following are encoded together in the Streptomyces sp. NBC_00358 genome:
- a CDS encoding histidine phosphatase family protein yields MGDLLLVRHGETEWSMSGRHTGSTDVPLTDNGREQARRLGPLIARHHIAAAFVSPMRRARETAELAGIAGARVDTDLREWDYGGYEGITTVEIHRDRPDWFLFTDGVTAGPPEHPGESPEEVGARAERMLARIDAALAESEGSVVVVSHGHFLRVLTARRLGLSARSGALFQLATGTMSRLSTEHRRHVVAGWNVRPDAYCSHEPRSQTGDGSEEH; encoded by the coding sequence ATGGGTGACCTGCTCCTCGTACGGCACGGTGAGACCGAATGGTCGATGTCCGGGCGGCACACGGGCTCGACGGATGTCCCGCTGACCGACAACGGCCGCGAGCAGGCGCGACGGCTCGGTCCGCTGATCGCCCGGCACCACATCGCGGCCGCGTTCGTCAGCCCGATGCGCCGGGCGCGGGAGACCGCCGAGCTGGCCGGGATCGCCGGCGCACGCGTCGACACCGACCTCCGTGAGTGGGACTACGGCGGGTACGAGGGGATCACGACCGTCGAGATCCACCGGGACCGGCCCGACTGGTTCCTCTTCACGGACGGCGTCACGGCCGGGCCGCCCGAGCACCCCGGGGAGAGTCCGGAGGAGGTCGGGGCGCGCGCCGAACGGATGCTGGCCCGGATCGACGCCGCGCTCGCCGAGTCGGAGGGCAGCGTGGTCGTCGTCTCGCACGGCCACTTCCTGCGGGTGCTGACCGCTCGGCGGCTCGGGTTGAGCGCCCGGTCCGGTGCCCTCTTCCAGCTCGCCACCGGGACCATGAGCAGGCTGAGCACCGAGCACCGGCGCCATGTGGTGGCCGGCTGGAATGTCAGACCCGACGCGTACTGTTCCCATGAACCGCGCTCCCAGACGGGAGACGGGTCGGAGGAACACTGA